From one Oscillospiraceae bacterium genomic stretch:
- a CDS encoding ribonuclease III domain-containing protein — protein MTLNSSTSDNRFYESARSPDEMPVARLAFLGDAVYELVVREQLVEGAEVPFEKLNDLKQEFVKASAQAAAAIKILPLLTEKEEQIYRRGRNAKHKTAPKSASLGDYAKATGFEALLGYLWLSGQKSRIMELVGSGF, from the coding sequence ATGACTTTGAATTCGAGTACGTCCGATAACCGTTTTTACGAGTCCGCCCGTTCGCCGGATGAAATGCCCGTTGCGCGGCTGGCGTTTTTAGGCGACGCGGTCTATGAGCTCGTCGTGCGCGAGCAGCTGGTCGAGGGAGCGGAAGTCCCGTTCGAAAAGCTCAACGACCTCAAGCAGGAATTCGTCAAGGCGTCCGCGCAGGCGGCTGCGGCAATTAAAATTTTGCCGTTACTTACCGAAAAAGAAGAGCAGATCTACCGTCGGGGCAGAAACGCGAAACATAAGACCGCCCCGAAAAGCGCGTCGCTCGGCGATTACGCAAAAGCCACGGGTTTTGAGGCACTTTTGGGATATTTGTGGCTTTCCGGTCAAAAATCACGTATAATGGAACTCGTGGGATCCGGTTTTTAA
- a CDS encoding YitT family protein gives MDGSEKSAKIKNIVWDILGFLAGSFLMGFSVVYFAAPNNISIGGVTGISTMISYLSGGKFPIGITIIVLNIPLFVLAAFMLGKRLLFKSAVGMLSVSLMIDLLEFLKLPAYHGEMIVASLFAGAIGGVGLGLIFLRGGTTGGVDIIGRLIKLKHAHMEMGKLILMIEGVILIGTWLVYKNINNSLYSLITIYAYSRLTDTVLYGIDYGKSYFIISAKPREIAKEIMAKIGRGVTFLKGSGAYTDADKEIILTALRNSETSKVRAIIREIDPSAFIIVCSTSETIGEGFKSIRENK, from the coding sequence TTGGACGGTTCCGAGAAAAGCGCTAAAATTAAAAATATCGTTTGGGATATTCTCGGTTTTCTCGCAGGCAGCTTTCTGATGGGTTTTTCGGTGGTGTATTTCGCCGCGCCGAACAACATCTCCATCGGAGGCGTCACCGGCATCTCCACCATGATCAGTTACCTGTCGGGCGGCAAATTCCCGATCGGCATCACCATCATCGTCCTCAACATCCCGCTGTTTGTGCTTGCGGCGTTTATGCTCGGCAAACGGCTGCTGTTCAAATCCGCGGTCGGAATGCTCTCGGTTTCGCTGATGATCGACCTTTTGGAATTTTTGAAGCTCCCGGCCTATCACGGCGAGATGATCGTCGCCTCCCTGTTCGCGGGCGCCATCGGCGGCGTGGGACTCGGGCTGATTTTTCTGCGCGGCGGCACAACCGGCGGCGTGGACATCATCGGGCGGCTCATCAAACTCAAACACGCCCATATGGAAATGGGCAAACTGATTCTGATGATCGAGGGCGTCATTTTAATCGGAACCTGGCTGGTCTACAAAAATATCAATAATTCGCTGTATTCTTTGATTACAATCTATGCGTACTCCCGGCTGACCGATACGGTGCTCTACGGCATCGACTACGGAAAATCCTATTTTATCATCTCGGCCAAGCCGCGCGAGATCGCCAAAGAGATCATGGCGAAGATCGGGCGCGGCGTGACGTTTTTAAAAGGCAGCGGCGCCTATACCGACGCGGACAAAGAGATCATTCTGACGGCGCTGCGAAACAGCGAGACCTCCAAGGTGCGCGCCATCATCCGCGAAATCGACCCATCGGCTTTTATCATCGTCTGCAGCACAAGCGAAACGATCGGCGAAGGATTCAAATCAATCCGGGAAAACAAATGA